Below is a genomic region from Ferrovibrio sp. MS7.
CATGGGCGAAATTGATCATGCCGATGATGCCGTAAACCATCGTGTAGCCGATGGCGATGAGGGCGTAGACCGCGCCGAGCGTGACCCCGTTGATCAACTGCTGCAGGAAATATTCCATCGTCCCCCGCCGGTTCCGGCCCGTTATTGTCCCTGCTGTTTCTTGGCCAGGACGAAGCGCAGTTTCTGCGCGGCAAGGCGTTTCATTTCCTCGGTGGAGCGGCGCGGGTCGCCCACCATCGACACTTCCAGGCCGGTAACGGTATCCACCGCCACCACCTTAAGCATCGAACCGACCCGGATGAACTCGACGATTACCTCGTCGCCCGGTCTGCCGCCTTGTGTCCCTGTCATGGCTTCCGTGTTACCATTTTACGCATTGTATCGCTACATTTTCGCACTCTATCCACAGGGTTGGGTTGCGGAAATTTTTGGCGTAAAACCGGGCGTCAACTGTGTGCAGGCGGGCTTTCTTCCCAAGGCTTGAGGCTTGGTATAGGCTTCGCGCCCGCCGGAACCGGCCGAGTCAGAGACAACCTGAAAAGAGTCCCGAGAGGATAGACGCGATGGCCTACACCCTTCCCCCCTTCCAGTGGGATGACCCGCTGCTGCTGGATGCCGAGTTGACTGAGGAAGAGCGCATGGTGCGTGACACCGCGCGCGATTACGCGCAGGCCAAGCTGCTGCCCCGGGTGAAGGAAGCCTTCCGCGAGGAAAAGACCGATCCGGCGATTTTCCGCGAGATGGGCGAACTCGGCCTGCTCGGCTCCACCATCGACGGCTATGGCTGCGCCGGCACCAACTATGTTTCCTACGGCCTGATCGCCCGCGAGGTCGAGCGCGTCGATAGCGGCTACCGCTCGATGATGAGCGTGCAGTCCAGCCTGGTGATGCATCCGATCCATGCCTATGGCACCGAGGAAACGCGCCAGAAATATCTGCCCAAGCTCGCCACCGGCGAATGGATCGGCTGCTTCGGCCTCACCGAGCCGGATGCTGGCTCCGATCCCGGCAGCATGAAGACCCGCGCCGTGAAGGTGCCCGGCGGCTACAAGCTGACCGGCAGCAAGATGTGGATTTCCAACGCGCCGATCGCCGATGTGTTCGTGGTGTGGGCCAAGACCGAGGATGGCATCATCCGCGGCTTCGTGCTCGACAAGGGCATGAAGGGTCTCTCGGCACCGAAGATCCAGGGCAAGATTTCCTTGCGTGCCTCGATCACCGGCGAAATCGTCATGGACGACGTGTTCGTGCCGGACGAGAACTGGCTGCCCAATGTGCAGGGCCTCAAAGGTCCGTTCGGCTGCCTCAACAATGCGCGCTACGGCATTGCCTGGGGTGCCATGGGGTCGGCGGAAGCCTGCTGGCACCATGCGCGGCAGTATACGCTGGACCGCAAGCAGTTCGGCCGTCCGCTCGCCGCGACGCAGTTGGTGCAGTTGAAGCTCGCCAACATGCAGACCGAAATCGCGCTCGGGCTTTCCGCCTGCCTGCGTGTCGGCCGGCTGAAGGATGAAGGCAAGGCGGCACCGGAAATGATTTCGCTGATCAAGCGCAATTCCTGCGGCAAGGCGCTCGAGATCGCCCGTGTCGCCCGCGACATGCATGGCGGCAACGGCATCCACGAGGATTTCCATGTCATCCGCCACATGGTGAACCTGGAAACCGTGAACACCTACGAAGGCACCCACGACGTCCATGCGCTGATCCTTGGCCGCGCAATCACCGGCATCCAGGCGTTTCAGTAAAATCCTGTAAGGCTCGTCATGCCCGGGCTTGACCCGGGCATCTTTAACCAATTGGAGAGAGATCGCCGGGTCAAGCCCGGCGATGACGATTAAGTAAACAATCGTTACGCCCAGGCTTTTTCTTTCGTATGACGAATTCTTTATATTATCGTCATCGCCGGGCTTGACCCGGCGATCTCATGCCGGCCTAGACTCATGTCATGTCGGCCTGGGTCTATATCCTCACCAACAAGCCGGACGGTACGCTCTACATCGGCGTCACCAGCGACATCGCCAAGCGCGCCACCGAGCATCGCGATGGCATCGTGGATGGTTTTTCCAGACGCTATAATCTGAAGCATCTCGTTCATGTCGAGGAACACGCGACGATGCCTCTCGCCATTCAACGTGAGAAAACGCTGAAGCATTGGAGCCGAGCGTGGAAGATCGCCTTGATAGAACAGGCGAACCCGGATTGGCGGGATTTGTATGACGATCTGATCTAACGACGTTTATCGATCGTCATGCCCGGGCTAGACCCGGGCATCTTTACCCAATTGGAGGGAGATGCGCGGATCAAGTCCGCGCATGACGCGGTGGGATACTTAACCCGCCGCTTCCCTGGCGATGCCGGGCAGGAGCGGCACGAAGCGGACCGGCAGCAGGCGCTCCTCGCGCACGGCAAGGCCGTCGCGGGTGTAGCGGATAATGTCCTGCGCTGAATCGGTCTGGCCGACCGGCGCCACCAGGATGCCGCCTTGCGGTGAAAGCTGGTCAATCAGGCTGTCCGGGCGCTTGTCGGCCGCTGCCGTCACCAGGATGCGGTCAAACGGCATCTGTTCGGGCCAGCCCTTGTTGCCGTCGCCAAGCTTGGCGGTGACATTGGTGATACCGAGGTCAGCCAACCGGCGCTCGGCCTGCAGCAGCAGCGAGCGGTAGCGTTCAATCGTATAGACGCGGCGGCAGAGCCGGGTCAGCACGGCGGTCTGGTAGCCTGAGCCGGTGCCGATTTCCAGTACCTTCATGCGGTCGCCAAGCTGCAAGGCCTCGGTCATGAAGGCGACCACATAGGGCTGGCTGATGGTCTGCCCTTGCGTGATCGGCAGCGCGATATTCTCGTAGGCATGTTCCTGGAACTGCGACGGCACGAAGCGGTCGCGCGGCACCCGTTCGATGGCCGAGAGCACGCGGGTATCCTTGATACCCTGGTGCCGCAGCTCCATGATGAGCTGGATGACGCGCGGATCGACCGGCGTTTCCGACACGGCGTCAGCCAAGCGCGGCGCGGAGCGCCTTCAGGCTCGCGCCATGGGTCAGGTTGAGCTGCAGCGGCGTCACCGCGATATAGCCTTCATCGACGCTGCGCAGATCGGTGCCACGCTTCGGCTTGCCGTTCTGGCGGCGGAAGCCAATCCAGTAATACGGCACGTCGCGGGCATCGATGCGGTGATCCAGCACCAGATCGGTCAGATCGCGCTGGCCCTGCATCACCACCTGCACGCCGGCCACCGCATCGGCCACCACATCGGGGAAATTCACGTTGATCAGCACGCCGCGCGGCCAGCCGGTCTTGAGCAGCTTGCGGATCAGGCCCGGCGCATGCTGTTCGCCGGTAGCCCATTTCACCGGATGGCCTGGATTGATCTTCTGGGAAAGCGCGATGCTTGGAATGCCCAGCAACGTGCCTTCCATGGCGGCGGCGACGGTGCCGGAATAGGTCACGTCCTCGCCCAAGTTCGAGCCACGGTTGACGCCGGAGATGATCAGGTCCGGCTTCTTGCCCTTCATGATCTCGTGCACCGCCATCATCACGCAATCGGTCGGCGTGCCGCGCACGGCGAACTTGCGCGCGTTGAGCTTGCGCAGGCGCAGCGGCAGGGTCAGGGTCAGCGAATGCGAGGCGCCGGATTGCTCATAGTCAGGCGCGACAACGGTGATGTCCTTCGACAGCTTCTTCGCGATGGCCTCGGCCACCTTCAGGCCCGGGGCATGGATGCCGTCGTCGTTGGTGACCAGGATGCGCATCATGCGGCCTTTTCGATTTTCTTGAGGCCGCCCATATAGGGAAGCAGGGCGGCGGGAATGCTCACCGAGCCATCGGCCTCCTGGTAATTCTCCAGAACCGCGATCAGGGTGCGGCCCACGGCGAGGCCGGAGCCGTTCAGCGTATGCACGAAGCGAGTCTGCTTCTCACCCGGCGCGCGGCAGCGGGCATTCATGCGCCGCGCCTGCCAGTCGCCACAATTGGAACAGCTCGAAATCTCGCGGTAGCGATCCTGGCCCGGCAGCCAGACCTCGATATCGAAGGTCTTGCGCGCGCCGCTGCCCATATCGCCGGCACAGAGCAGCATGGTGCGGAACGGCAGTTCCAGGCGTTTCAGCACTTCTTCCGCTGCCTGAGTCATGCGCTCATGCTCGGCAACCGAATCCTCCGGCCGGGTAACGCTGACCAGCTCCACCTTCTCGAACTGGTGCTGGCGGATCATGCCACGCGTGTCGCGGCCCGCCGCGCCGGCTTCCGAGCGGAAGCAGGGCGTCAGGGCCGTCAGCCGCCAAGGCAACTGGCTCTCGTCGATGATGGTGTCGCGCGCCAGATTGGTCAGCGGCACTTCGGCCGTCGGGATCAGCCAGTAACGGAAGCGGGGATCATTAAGAAGTGAATCAAAACGAGCTTTCGCGAAATTCATCGCATTAGCATTGCCCGGGATAGTCGCAGCTTCCAGGCTATTATATTCCTGCCTAACGCCCTCTCGGTCTATTGTGCTAAACAAATCATTGCCGAATTTTGGCAATTGCCCGGTGCCATAGGCAGTATCGTCATTCACCAGCAGCGGCACGATGGTTTCGGAATAACCGAATTCCGTCGTGTGCAGGTCCAGCATGAACTGGCCGAGCGCGCGGCTGAGGCGGGCAAGCTGGCCGCGCAGCACCGTGAAGCGGGCGCCGGCCAGCTTGGTGCCGGCATTGAAATCCATCAGGCCGAGGCCCTCGCCGAGATCGAAATGCTCCTTCGGCTTGAAGCTGAAATTCTTTTGCGCGCCAACGCGGCGCAGTTCCTGGTTGTCGTTCTCGTCCTTGCCTGGCGGCACATCCTCAGCCGGCAGGTTAGGCAGAATCTCCAGCTTTTTTTTCAACTCCTTTTCATACGCTTCTTGTTCGGTAAGGCACCAAGTGAGCTGATTTTTTAACTCCGCCACCTCGGCCATCAACTCGGCGGCGCGGGCTTCATCCTTCTTCGCTTTGGCGGCGCCGATTTCCTTCGACAGCGCATTGCGCTTCGCCTGCGTGGTATCGAATTCCGCCTGGGCGGCGCGGCGCTTGGCGTCCAGCGCCACCAGCCCCTCGGCCACTGGCGCCAGACCACGGCGCGCAAGGGCCGCGTCGAAGCCGGCCGGATTGTCGCGGATGGCTTTTATGTCATGCATGGTTTTTACCCGAACTTATGGCGCTGGCGGATTGGCTCCGCCCTCGCCCGTCTCCGCCGGCTTCGGCTTTTCCGCAGCTTCCTCGGCGGCCTTTTCCGCAGCCTCGCGCTTGGCACGGTCGTGCTCGATCCACTTCACCATCCAGATCGAGACTTCGTAAAGCAGGATCAGCGGCACGGCGAGGCCGATCTGGCTGATAATATCCGGCGGCGTGACGATGGCCGCGAAGATGAACATGATGACGATGGCATAGCGCCGCTTCGATGCCAGCCCCGCCGCCGTCAGCAGCCCGACGCGGCCCAGCAGCGTCAGCAGTACCGGCAACTGAAAGGCCAGGCCGAAAGCGAAGATCAGGGTCATCACCAGCGAGAGATATTCGCTGACCTTGGTTTCAAGCTGGATCGGGATCACGCCGTCGCCGCCATGGCCCTCGAAGCCGATGAAGAATTTCAGCGCCAGCGGCATGATGAACCAGTAGACGAAGGCGCCGCCAATGGCGAACAGCACCGGGGTGGCCACCAGGAAGGGCAGAAAGGCCTTCTTCTCGTGCTTGTAGAGGCCGGGCGCCACGAACATCCAGATCTGTGCCGCTATCACCGGGAAAGCGACCACGGCGGCGGCCCAGAAGCCGAGCTTGACATAAGTGAAGAAGGCTTCCTGCGGCGCGGTGAAGATCATGCGCCGGCCTTCGGTGCTACCCATCGCCTCGATCAGCGGGTGCATCAGCAGGGCGTAGATATGCGGCGCGAAATAATAGCAGCCGACAAAGGCGATGAAGATCGAACCAATGGCCCACATCAGCCGGTTGCGCAGCTCGATCAGGTGCTCGAGCAACGGCATGCGGGAGGCTTCTACTTCGTCCTCGGGCTGCTTGGTCTCGCTCACGGCTTGGGTTCTTCCTTGGCCGGCACGCCGGAAACAGCATTGGCCGGAGCAGCGGTATCGGTGGCGGGCGCGGCGGGCACCGGCTCGACGGCGGGCGCTTGCGCTGCTGCCTTGGCGGCATCGGCTTCGGCCAGGCTCACTGCATCGGTTGGCGCCGGCGCTGGCAGCGTGCCATCAGGGGAAACGAGATCGTTGTAGGAGGGCAGCGCGTCGGCGGTCAGGGTCTTTTCCAGGGAGCCGTCGGGATCGACGGTTTTCTTGATCTCGTTTTCGAGCGAGAAATCCGTCACCTGCTTGGCCGATTTGCGCAATTCGTCCAGTTCGGACTCACGCACCATGTCGTCGATGCCGGACTGGAATTCGCGCGCCATCGAGCGCGCCTTGGAGGTCCACTGACCCACCGTGCGCAACACCTTCGGCAGGTCCTTCGGGCCGATCACGACCAGCGCGACCACCGCGATAACCCCCAACTCGGACCAGGCAATGTCGAACATCGCCGACGCCTTTTTAATGACGAGGCCGGGCGCCCGTATTCCAGGCGCGCCGGCCGGTTAGAACATCAACGGCTCAGTGCTGCGCCGTCTTCTCGCTGGTGGCACCGGCAGTCGTGGTGGTGCCCGAGGCGGGGGCCTGCTGCTGGATCACACCGGCATCCTTCGCCGGCTCCTTGGCCTCTTCCGGCTCTTCCTTCATGCCCTTGCGGAAATTCTTGATCCCCGAGGCCAGGTCACCCGCCACCTTCGGCAGCTTGCCAGCGCCGAACAGGATCAGAATAACCACCAGAACCAGCAGCCAGTGCCAAATGCTGAACGAACCCATCATCTTTCTCCCTGAAGCGGCCTAACCGGCGGTTTCCGAGGCCGTTTCCATGTCGCCTCGCACTATGGCAGATAATACCCCGCCAAGGCAATTCACAGGGGCCCGTCTAACTGACGGGAAAGTACTAACTGCTTGGAAAGATATGGCAAGCCGCCTTATCCAGGGTCAGCCGCAGGCGGCTGCCGGCTTCGGGCAGCGGTCCCGGCGCCAGACGGGCAACCAGATGCGTCTCCCCTGCCCCGTTCAGTTGCACCTCCACCCGGCGATAGGGGCCCAGCGAACGGGCGCGCAGCACGCGGCAATCCAGGTCCGCGCCCCCCAGTTCGGCGCTATTCTGGACGGCCAACGCCTCGGGCCGGAATACCAGCAAAGCCTCGGTGCCATCGGCCAGATGCGGCGCGGGGAAAGTGCCAAACGGTGTATCGAGCCGGCCAGCCTGCACCCGGCCTTTGATTTCGTTGGTTTCCGAGAGGAACCGGGCGGCAAAAAGCGATTGCGGCTGGCCATAGACGCCTTCCGGGCTGTCCACCTGCACCAGCCTGCCGGCCTGCATGATGCCGATCCGGTCCGCCATGCGCATGGCTTCCTCGGGATCGTGGGTCACCAGCAGGGTCGGCGTGCCCGCCTGTTTCAGGATCGCCACGGTATCGTCGCGGATCTGGTCGCGCAGCCGGTTGTCCAGGCTGGAGAACGGCTCGTCCAGCAGCATCACCGCCGGTTCCGGGGCGAGCGCGCGGGCCAGGGCCACGCGCTGCTGTTCGCCGCCGGAGAGCCGGTGCGGAAAAACGTCGAGATGGGCGGTCAGGCCAACCCGGCCGGCCCAGAGTTCGGCGCGCTGGCGGCGTTCCGCCGCGCCAAGTTGAGACAGGCCGAAGGCGATATTGTCGGCGACACTGAGATGCGGGAACAGCGCGTGATCCTGGAACACCATGCCGACATGGCGGGCCTCGGTCGGCAGGTTCAGCCCCGGCCCGGCCACGCGCCTGCCGCTGATCGAAACCTCGCCCTGCTGCAAATCCTCCAGGCCCGCCGCGATGCGCAGCGTGGTGGATTTGCCGCAACCCGATGGCCCCAGCAGACAGAAAATCTCGCCCGCGCCGATGGCCAGCGCCACATGGTCGACCGCAAGCCGGTCGCCATAACGGTGGCTGACATCGCGGAGGATGAGATCAGGCATGGAAGTATCCCAACCCAGGAATCGTCATGCCCGCACTTGATGCGGGCATCTCGGGCCGATGCTGGAAACAGCCCCCCGGATCACTGTAAGCGCACGAACGCCAACGGCGTTCGTGGGCGCACAGGCCCGAAGGGCTCCGGCGGGGGTGACGAGATGTGTCTTGGCCTCAGGCATTCCGCTGCGGGTCTTCCGCAGGCGCGGCTTCTTCTTCGACAGCAGCCTCGGCCGCTTTTTCCGCGTCTGCCGGATCGGGCATCAGCGGCTCGAGAAATTCGCGGCCGTCATCATCCTCGCCCAGCGGGTCGACCGGGCTGTCATCGATGGCCTCGCCCGGCATCGGCAGGCCGCCGCTGGCCGGGATGGTTTCCAGCAGGCCGGAGGCGCGCAATTCTTCCAGACCCGGCAGGCTGTCGATGCTGTCGAGCGCGAAATGCACCAGGAATTCGTCGGTGGTGGCATAGGTGACCGGGCGGCCCGGCACGCGGCGGCGACCGCTGATCTTCACCCAGCCGGCCTCGATCAGCACGTCCAGCGTACCCTTGGAAAGGCCGACGCCACGGATATCCTCGATCTCGGCGCGGGTCACCGGCTGGTGATAGGCGACGATGGAGAGCGTCTCGGTGGCGGCACGCGACAGCTTGCGCGTCACTTCGCGGTGATGCTCCAGCATATGCTTGAGGTCCGGCGCCGTGGTGAAGGCCCAGCGGCCGGCAAGATGCTTCAGGATCACGCCGCGCTGACGGTACTGGTCTTCCAGCGCCGCCAGGATCGCCTTCACACGGGCATTCTTAGGCAACCGCTTGCGCAAGGACGCTTCGTCCAGCGGCTCGGCGGCGGCAAACAGCAGCGCCTCCACCATACGGACCTGCTGCGCGAACTCGGCTTCGGCATCACCCGGTTCAGGCGCGGCCTCGCCTTCGCCCTCAGCGTCTTCAGCCTCGGACTCGTCAGCACCCGCCGGCGCGGTGTCTTCCTCGAAAGCCTCAGCCATGTCGCGGCCTTCGTTCTCAGCCTGCTGGCCCTGGGTCTCTTCCTGCTGATCGGACTGCATCGCTTACTCTTCCTGCTGCGCCGGAGCAGGCTCCGGGCCATTGTCCTGAACCACGCCGGTCTGGCGGCGAATGTAGATCGGGCCGAAACTCTGCACCTGGCGCAATTCGATCAGGCCCTGCTTCGCCATTTCGAGGCTGGCATTGAAGGTGGAGGCCAGCGCCGAACGCACGGTGAAGGGATCGGTAAGATCGGGCGGCAGGAAAGCCTGCAGGGTCGCCCAGTCGGGAATGGCGCCGATCATATTGCGCAGGCGGGTCAGCGCCTCTTCCACCGAAATCACCTGGCGCCGCGCCATGCGCATGGTCAGCGCCTCGGTGCTGCCACGGCTGGAGCGGAATTCGCCATAGGCCTTGAGCAGGTCGAACAGCGAGGCGGTGAAGATCGACTTGCGGATGACCCGCACGCCTTCCGGCATGCCGCGCAGGAACATCGACAGGCCGACCTGATCGCGGCCCATGAGCTGTTCCGACACCTGCCGCATGGCTTCCAGCTTGCGGAGCTGCAATTGCAGCCGCTCGGCCAGTTCCTCGCCGCTCGGCTCGCCCGGCTTGTCCTTCTCCGGCAGCAGCAGGCGCGATTTGAGATAGGCCAGCCAGGCGGCCATCACCAGGTAATCGGCGGCCAGTTCCAGGCGGCTCTTGCGCGCCTCGGCCACAAAAACCAGGTACTGCTCTGCCAGTTGCAGAATGGAGATGCGGCGGAGATCGACCTTTTGCTCGCGCGCCAGGGTTAGCAGCACGTCCAGCGGCCCCTCGAAACCGTCCAGCTCGAGCACAAGCTGCTGCGCCAGGGATACCGGCTCGGCCAGGCCATCCCGGGTCGGCGCCTCGAAACTGTCGGCGGGGGTGGAAGCGGTCTCGGTCTCGGTCACTGAAGCTCGCGAATCTCTAGATTCCGGGCGCCGCCCGGACGGGATGGATTGCTCTAGCCGCTGTGGCCCGCCAAAACAAGCAGGATATCCTGCAAACCGCTCACCAGCGGCCAAAGTACCTCGCCCAGCGGATTGAACTCATAGCCTAAGGTCCGGGCCGCAAGCGGCACTGCCAGCAGGGAAATCAGTAGAATGACCATGCCATAGGGTTCCAGCCGGGCGAGTGGCCGGGCCAAGGGCAGCGGCAGCCAGCCGACCGCCACCCGGCCACCATCCAGCGGCGGCAGAGGCATCATGTTAAATACGAACAGTATCAGGTTGATCAGAATGGCATTTTCTAGATTCATGGCGAGCCATCCACCGGTCATGCCGCCGACATGCGGAAGCAGATGAAACAGCAGCATGGCGCCAAAGGCCTGCAGCAGATTCACCCCTGGCCCGGCAATGGCGACCAGGGCCATGTCGCGGCGCGGGTTGGGCAGCCGCCAGAAATCCACCGGCACCGGCTTGGCCCAGCCGAACAGGAACGGTGCCTTGAACAGCAGCAAGGCGCCCGGCACCAGCACGGTGCCGACCGGATCGATATGGCGCAGGGGATTGAAGCTGACCCGACCGAGCCGTTTCGCGGTGTCGTCGCCCAGCTTCCAGGCCGCCCAGCCATGGGCAGCTTCATGCAGGGTGATGGCGAACAGCGCCGGCAGGATCCAGGCCGAGGCCTCGATCAGAAAACTGGTAATGGACTCCATGCGCCCAAACTTAGGCCCTGGCGGCGCGGGGTAAAGCCTCCGGGCGGCGCTTTTGCGTGGCGGCGTGGTGGATGCGGCGAGCGGCTTCCGGGCTCATCGCCGGCAAGGCCGGCAACAGGCCAACCATCTCGTCATGCTTGCCCGAGCAATGCAGCACCAGATCACAGCCAGCATTGAGCGAAGCTTTGGCCAGATCCGCCAGGCTGCCGCTCAGCGCCTTCATGGTCAGGTCGTCAGAGATCAGCACGCCATCGAAGCCGATATGGCCCCGGATGACGTCGCGGATCACGGTCGGAGAGATGGTCGCCGGCAGCGCCTTGTCATAGGCCGTGTAGACGATATGCGCGGTCATCGCCCAGGGCGCATGTTTCAGCGCCAGGAAGGGCTGGAAGTCGCTCTGCTCCAGCGTCGCGCGGTCGGCTTCCACCACCGGCAATTCCAGATGGCTGTCGGAACGCGCGCGGCCATGGCCGGGAATATGCTTCACCACCGGCAGCACGCCGGCATCGATCAGGCCCTGCATCGTCGCCTCGGCCAGCGCCGCCACAACATCTGGCGTGAAGCCATAGGCGCGGTCGCCGATCACATCATGGGCACCAGTCACCGGCAGATCGGCGACGGGCGCGCAATCGACATCGATACCAAGCGCGAAGAGTTCGGCACCGATGGCGCGGGCATTCTCATAGGCCGCCTGCCTCGCGCCCTGCGGATCACTGGCGAATTGCTTGCCGAATTGCGCTGCCGGCGGGAATACCGGCCAATGCGGCGGCTTCAGCCGGGCAACGCGGCCGCCTTCCTGGTCGATCAGCACTGGCGCATCGGGATTGCCGACGGCGGCGCGGAAACTCTCAACCAGGGCGCGGAGCTGCGCCGGATTGTCGATGTTGCGCGCGAACACGATGAAGCCATAGGGCTTGTGCCTGGCGAACAGGGCCTGTTCCTCGGCAGTGAGCGTGGTGCCGGCACAGCCGACGACCACAGGCGCGAAGCGCATGAGGTCAGCGGGCGACAACGATGCACCCCTGCTTCTGCGCCGAAAGCTTTTCGCACAAGGCTTGCGCGGCGGCGCGGTCGCGCAGCGGGCCGGCCTGCACACGGAAGAACACGC
It encodes:
- the nagZ gene encoding beta-N-acetylhexosaminidase, whose amino-acid sequence is MRFAPVVVGCAGTTLTAEEQALFARHKPYGFIVFARNIDNPAQLRALVESFRAAVGNPDAPVLIDQEGGRVARLKPPHWPVFPPAAQFGKQFASDPQGARQAAYENARAIGAELFALGIDVDCAPVADLPVTGAHDVIGDRAYGFTPDVVAALAEATMQGLIDAGVLPVVKHIPGHGRARSDSHLELPVVEADRATLEQSDFQPFLALKHAPWAMTAHIVYTAYDKALPATISPTVIRDVIRGHIGFDGVLISDDLTMKALSGSLADLAKASLNAGCDLVLHCSGKHDEMVGLLPALPAMSPEAARRIHHAATQKRRPEALPRAARA